Sequence from the Rhizophagus irregularis chromosome 5, complete sequence genome:
ccttaaaacaaaaaaagatttaaagtaaaagggtcctcaaaaaataaacataccTTCTTTTTTCTTGGCCTTGGCTTTTGGTGTATCATCAACTAGCAATGTGTCTAATGGAAGTGAATccggtaaaatataatatctaACGTTATTCCCTCTAATACTTAAAGAATCTAAATTTACGGGATCTTTGTTTTTTACAGTCATTTTGACTGTTTTAAGATGAGTATTCATACTCATATCAACACCTAattaaatagaataatttaaaattaagaaagattttttttttaaaaaaaaaaattggaatattattttataaacaaagaaaataccAGTAATTGTTCCATGAACTATTGTcccattttttaattctatagTTACAGTTTCATTATTCAGTTTcattaaaaatctaatatgaaaaaaagtaatttataggtttaaattaaataaaatagaaattttatattactgagattttcttttttttctctcttttattttatcctttatccaaaaataaataaataaataaataaataaataataaataataaaatttacaaaccTTACGAGTTTCATGGTGAATTACTTTAATGGTGTCAACGttgtttttactttatttatttcgaTACAAAGAAACGAGAGTTTTTACAGAGATATAATTGCTTTTTTGATCGGTAAATATTCCAAGAAATTAGTCAAATTACGGATTACGGTCATGTGCTAAT
This genomic interval carries:
- a CDS encoding mRNA splicing protein smd1; translation: MKLVRFLMKLNNETVTIELKNGTIVHGTITGVDMSMNTHLKTVKMTVKNKDPVNLDSLSIRGNNVRYYILPDSLPLDTLLVDDTPKAKAKKKEAVGVGRGRGRGRGRGTRGRGRGR